TTAAGGTCCGTCGTATGAAAGCTAACGCCCGGGAGAGGAACCGCATGCACGGGTTGAATGACGCTCTGGAGGGTCTCCGGAAAATCGTCCCTTGTTACTCCAAAACCCAGAAACTGTCCAAAATCGAGACGCTACGCCTTGCCAAGAACTACATCTGGGCCCTGAGTGAGATCCTGCGCTCTGGCAAAGCGCCCGACCTCATGAGCTTCGTCCAGGCGCTTTGCAAAGGTCAGCGTCACCTTACAGAAACAGAATAGGTTGACCTACAACCTGAGTCAGTCTGAAGCCTGATCTCTGATTATATGAAATTAACATAAGGGGGGAAATCATTAACATGCCTCACCCAGGGAGGGGTTTTTATATTGAAGTGTCTTTGAAACTCACCAAAACTTAATCAAGAAACTATTTTGTTATAGCGCCCCCTTTTGCCGAAGCTGGAAGTGCATGTGGGCATTAAAACTAAATCACTATATTTGTATATACGATATATTTTTAACCTTATTTGAAGCAAAGAAAATTTAATTCCAAGAAAATTAGCAAAAGAGTAGTTGTGGGAAAAGACTCACCAGTCTACAGCGATGCTAGCAGCAAGGCTAGCAGCGATGCTAGCCTCATTGCTTGATGATATGTATCAGTATTGACAAATTATTGTCTTTCTGCTCCTAGGTCTGTCTCAGCCGACCACTAACCTGGTGGCGGGCTGCCTGCAGCTGAATCCTCGGACCTTTCTGCCGGAGCAGACGCCTGACCTACCGGTTCACCTTCCTCCCGCCGGCGCGGCCACCTATCCTGGACATTACTCCTACCAGAGCTCTGGGCTAACGGCCGGCCTGCCCAGTCCGCCCTACGGCACCATGGAGCCCTCCCACATCTTCcaccaggtcaaaggtcaacccTACAGCCCACTGGAGCCCTTCTTTGATGGCGTCCTGGTATCGGAGGCCCCGGCGTTTGACCCGCCCCTCAGCCCGCCGCTCAGCATCAACGGGAATTTCTCGTCCTTCAAGCACGAGACCGCCACAGCTGCCGACTACGACAAGAGTTTCTCCTTCAGCGTGCATTACGGTGGCGGAGGAGCTGGGGGACACCCTGCTCTCTATAACGGCGGGGGGTCCAACCCACGGTGTGGTGAGCTGCAGGTGGACGGGCTGATGGGCTTTGACGGACACTCACACCATGAGCGGATGATGAACGCCCAGCTGAATGCCATCTTCCACGACtcctgaggaagaggaggatggaggacagagagactgatgaagacggagagacgaacTGAGAGACAGTTatatggacagacagacagttctGTGTATGTCTATCATTTCATAGctgtctttccttctttctcttcttctttctgtctgcgTCAGGCTCTTGGACTCCTCACCATGTGATGCCGATGTCACGTTGATGATGTAACCTTCTGTGTAGCTCTTCATCCTGCAGGAGACGGTCTCTGAATGTCTCGTTATTATCCATATTATcacataaaaataatcaaaaagcaATAATCTGGAGGAAACTATGCAATTTTGTTCAAATCTGAGCTACGCTCAGATGATAATTCCAAATGTTGAAAGAATAAAGATTTCTCTATTTTTGGGTCTGTATGTAAGGCGGCTTTGAGCCGGAACTGGGCTGAAGTGTTCATGTTGTTCATGTGATTTTTACTTTGTGCTTTTTATAACGTTCCTGTAGCGTTCTGTTAACATTTCATGTGacttttgttcatattttataagatAGATGTTTATAAAGGCCTTTTATTAAAAGGAATTCAATGTGAATTATCTGAGAGTCTCTGTTCAtcagcaacaacacaacaaaacaacaacaacacctcCGTTCAGTACAGTGTGTCCAGTTCACTTCAGTTTAACTCTATTTATCATGTTTAGAAAACACAATtatacagaaaaataacaaaataaaagtcggTTGATATATAATATGTCGTCAGTGTCACATAAAAACCTTTTATCTCCAGGCTTAATACTGCCACTGTATGGATTGAGTTTTGGGTTCTTGTaaattgtgatggacattttccacattttttCAGAATAATTAATCCAGAAAGTAATCAACAGATTAAATGATAATGCAAATAATAATTAGTAACAAACCAGGTCTGAAATTTTGGTCAGCTGTCGCACAGTTTGAGTCGTTCTACGATCCAAATTTCCAGACAGCTGTTGTCAAAAGGTCAGTTATAAACCgtagtgttttttattttaatgttattgaAAACCAGCTCACAAATCTGTAGATATCCTTAAAAAATGAACGAGAATAAAGGTTGATGAAGATACAAAGTTTCCAAATGACAACAGCGTTTATCAAAGTGGATTTTAGGCTCCAAGTGTGGATAAACACATGAGGCGAAAACACATATCTCCTTACAGAGAAAACCCTGTTAACACGTTAACAACATTATCACACAGACTGAAGGACAAAACCAGGATtactatgtgagtgtgtgtgtgtgtgtgtgtgtgtgtgtgtgtgtgtgtgtgtgtgtgtgtgtgtatttgtgtgtgaaggGCACAGATGTTCGTACTGCTGGCAAGATTTTAATTTATGAAAATGATCTTGTTTATGCATGAGGGCCCCCCCTCCATACACACTGCTGTCctgctgtgtgtatgtctgtgcgtgtgtgcatgtgtgtgtaagcgTAAGTGTGTAAGTCAACAGGGACAATATGGTGGCCATATCCCACCATTTAGCCTCCCTGTTAAAGTGGAATAATGATGAGAAAAAGTCAGACTAAAGATTTAACCTGttcaaacagaacagaaaatattttatttaaacctACTAGATATCAGAAACAAAGATATTTGAACTTGagctgtttttattctttattagaGAGAGTTATTAGTATAAACGGCATGTGGACATTTTTAATTACACTCAGAATACAGCCacagcagtattagcagtattaatagTGGTATTAGCAGTAGTCTTTGTGATATAGTTCTGTTTTCAGTCTGTTGGTTGATCATAACACAGATTATTGCAGCTTAAACTAAGCCATCtgtcatcaacacacacactcataataTGGTGTTTATACCTCAGCCAGGGAACATCCTGCTCACTGATTGGTTGGCATGTGTAATCATATACTACTGTATATTAGGAGGACAGTGTGGCGTGTATAATAGGGGTGTGTCATTGTTGGGTAGTAACTACATGTAACAGCGTTatgtcatttacaaaataaatgtagacaAATATGTAATTACAAACAGTTACCATGATTACAAAGCGCTTACGTCTGACTATGCTATTTCTGGTAAAGTTTTTAAAGTATATGTAGAATATAACATTCATTCTGTTGCTTTGCATCTTTTCGCTGTTCAAGAATGCCTTTTTTGCCATATATCCGGACAGAGCGGGCTCCATTCATTTGGCAGTATGTGGTTTTTAGTGTTGTCTTGGTGGAGCTGGAGCTGATTTTAACTCCTTTATTAAGTGTTGGGCTGTTTAAACTACATAAACCATGATAATATGAAGACATTTCTATCTGTACTTACAGTTATTTACAGTCCTAAAAGCTGTATTTTGCTGTGGGGTGAGAATATTTCAaccagtttttattttaaacttttacaaattatatctatatcttaaAACAAGACAGAATAAGGCAGGTCAAAAAGTCAATTTTAAGAATTCTTTTAAAGTTGATTTACATTGCATTTATTCTGAAAACATTGGCAgattttttcactttttataagaaaagaaaactttaaGAATGCCATCCTACTCTGAAAAGACCTTTTAAGCATCAAAAACTGGTCAAATTtagtaaagtaaatgtacttacattaCATCTAGTCCACTACTCCATTTGTTGGACAACttgttactttacagattccgATTAATCAACTGATAAATTATCATGTAATATTATAGTTAATGATACACCAGCAGTAGGCctatttaaagtaataaataaataaataatgagtgCACCTACCTCTTGTACCTAAAGAATATGTTGATGGTAATCATTTTGTATACCTATGTAGACTGTTAGCCTACTTGTAATATAGGGCCGAGTACTTTTTAAACtttggtattactacttttacttaactaaaggatctgaatacttacCACCAAACCAATGTTTTGTATGAAAACATACAAACCAttcaaagtaactagtaacttaAATAGGACTATATCAGATGGCGGCATTAGGCCTACAAAGGATCATACATTAAGTATAAGTACCTCAAAACGATATTTTATTTAGGCTATAGTctaatacttgagtaaatgtaattagttactcCACAAAACTGTAAACATTGGCATAAAATCAATCACAACTGCGTTAATACATCACAAACGGCTTTAAGTTTACTTACTGTGTGCGCACTCCCGCTTGGATGAAGGATAGATTCGGGAGCGCGCACGCCCGGTGATTAGACACTGGTGGATCTGCCGCGATAATGAAAACTGCTCCCCGTCTCCATAGCGACGACACCCCGGAAATACAACATAACCTGTCAGTGGCGCTCATCTTCACGTATGTTTATCTGccactttgtttttctaaaaaggAAGTCTTTACATATAACTCAGAACTGAGAACTTTGATTCTTCGTCGGTTGAGCCGGTAAACATGTCGGAGCCTGAGGAGGACCtccagagagagcagagagacgtcacgaagaagaaagaaaaagaaaaacgaagcgcgaagaagaagaaaaagaagaagaagaaaaagacggaggaggaggaggaggaggaggagaagtgcgAAAAGGAAGAGCAGCAggttgaggaggaagaggagaacagGTGAGGTTTTGTTTTGAGCCAGTGGTAGACTCAAGCTTTCTGAGGGGCAGgggcaaaaaaaataaaaagggcacCTGGGAGCAGAAGGTTTTCTAGCATGTCTCTCTATAAGGGATGCATCTTGTCTTCTCCATTTTAAGACCACCCATTAGTTCCTCAACCTTTTTCAAGTTGCGACCCCCCAGAATATCAGGTTGGTGTTCCGTAGTTTTAACAGATAGCACCTAAGCGTTGTCCAGTGTGCTCCAGGCACTGTGGAAATTTTCCCCCTTGACCCGCCGGAAATCCCACGTCAGAAATTCATGTGCGCACAGACTTAGACTCTCAAACACactatataaaatgtattccaAGATAAATGATagtattttatactatttattttctccacaaACATCTGGTGACCTCTGGAAATGTTGTTGCACCCCCATGCAGTAATGTTGAACCACTAGTAGCTGGCCAGTGGGAAAAAGGAGCCAACTAAAGGGGTCCGTGGCCAACATTTTGGCCATAAAAGCCTACATTTGGTGGCCTCTGGCACAGTCTAACGCCACTATTCCATCATATACActaatatatctatttattgCCTATTTTAATGAGTTTGCCTACCTGATTGTAAACATGTAGTCAAGTATTGTAAAGGTGAATGAGGCTTCTTCTGCATTTAAGACCACAAAGTCTTTAAATAgctattaataattaaaaccaCGAAGTACTGAATGATCCAAACTTTTGTAATTAAGAATCATTAGAccttattttttattgatttattgacaccagtctcttttcttctctattGATATACTCCACTCCTATGGGCAGTGAGCAGGTATGACTTTGTTACACACAAAGCAGGAGAAAATTACTCAATGACAGGAtaactaaaaatgtaaacaatggaTAACATGATGTTGAAAAACATGTAACATCATGTTAAGGAAGTGGAAGCGGAAGCTAGTGACATGGGGGCACCAAGCTTTCTTTGAGTTTTAGCTTCCACAAGGAACCCCAGAGAGCTCTCTGATTGTTTCATACAACAAACTAATGCATCAGACGAAAGAACAGAAGATCCTTGATTTTAGTATTAACttgaagggcactcggagagcgcagaactccgccaaggccgtttccacAAGTGAAAAATTATTTTGAGGATCCACTCTATAATTTAATAAGTTCTTCCTTGGtgcatgctacacccttccacaaatttaaatgaaaatcagaaaataatcctgctgacaaacaaacaacgaaaaccaaaacaaaacctcCTGATCATGGCGGATCACAAAACTCAATCAAAGTAAATGCATACCcaagtaaaactaaataacGAATCATTTCAGAGTAAAACTGATTGATCGATtgataaatatatgtaaatgggAAAAATATTTAGACCTCTGATTGGTTgaaataaactgtgtgtgtgtttggtgtgtgtcagtgagtgtgTTGTGCTGCGTGGGATCTTCAAACTGGGGAAGAAGAGTCACGATGTTCTGCTCACCCGAACCAGGCTGACGTGGATCCCCATCACCCCGGAGACCCCCACAGGTCAGTTAATGCGGTGACGGGTTGTCATGGTGATCACAGTtgtcctgctgacagacagacagacagacagacagacagagagacagagagacagacagacagacagacagacagagagagacagacagagagagagagacagagagagacagacagagagagacagacagacagacagagagagacagacagagagagacagacagagagagacagacagacagagagagacagacagacagacagagagagacaaagagacagagagagagacagacagacagagagagacagagagacagagagacagacagacagacagacaaacaaacagtgtgtATGTCGAGGCAGCTGGTGCTGTAATGGAgaacttctgtcatgttgagacCACCTGAAACATGacatctggacacacacacatgtacaagc
This portion of the Cottoperca gobio chromosome 21, fCotGob3.1, whole genome shotgun sequence genome encodes:
- the neurod1 gene encoding neurogenic differentiation factor 1: MTRSLQDEQESVESEEQQELHSPSEEGGEEEEDSLHHLEDEEEDDDGEEEEEDEDGENKPKRRGPKKKKMTKARIQRFKVRRMKANARERNRMHGLNDALEGLRKIVPCYSKTQKLSKIETLRLAKNYIWALSEILRSGKAPDLMSFVQALCKGLSQPTTNLVAGCLQLNPRTFLPEQTPDLPVHLPPAGAATYPGHYSYQSSGLTAGLPSPPYGTMEPSHIFHQVKGQPYSPLEPFFDGVLVSEAPAFDPPLSPPLSINGNFSSFKHETATAADYDKSFSFSVHYGGGGAGGHPALYNGGGSNPRCGELQVDGLMGFDGHSHHERMMNAQLNAIFHDS